A single Osmerus mordax isolate fOsmMor3 chromosome 9, fOsmMor3.pri, whole genome shotgun sequence DNA region contains:
- the alkbh1 gene encoding nucleic acid dioxygenase ALKBH1, translated as MAASIMEHGEDAFRKLFKLYKRRSPPPDFSDVLDFSKIVKCDKVFPTKLDPTVVSDGEAKMEGLRPIRDWQAFGIQGYPGFIFISNPFLHGSQHYWIRQCLKTYPQKPNVCNLDMHMSPTETEDIWGKSAHLLQSKDSGKREPKTLLEKLRWVTLGYHYNWDTKTYSADHYTPFPDDLYSLSHHIAAACGFASFRAEAGILNYYHSDSSLGIHVDESELDHTPPLLSFSFGQSAVFLLGGTQREDLPTAMYMHSGDVMVMSGHSRLLYHAVPRIVPAPKGDPLNPTLELDGLDLGPDHGLTQPCTQGKSPLVRKVSAEDWAVCSRYIQTSRLNMTVRQVLGPGMAFPKVDTTKQTERSDTEGYHEVQDGQNRGPKKKKRNDC; from the exons ATGGCTGCTTCCATAATGGAGCATGGGGAAGATGCGTTCAGAAAGTTGTTTAAACTTTATAAGCGAAGAAGTCCACCACCTGATTTCAGTGACGTCCTTGACTTTTCAAAGATTGTTAAATGTGACAAG GTCTTTCCCACCAAACTGGACCCAACTGTAGTCAGTGATGGGGAGGCAAAGATGGAGGGACTGCGACCTATCAGGGACTGGCAGGCCTTCGGCATTCAAGGATATCCAG GGTTCATCTTCATCTCTAACCCATTCCTGCATGGCTCACAGCACTACTGGATCAGACAGTGTCTGAAGACCTACCCTCAGAAGCCCAACGTTTGCAACTTGGACATGCACATGTCCCCCACTGAGACAGAGGATATATGGGGGAAGAGTGCCCACCTACTCCA GAGCAAGGACTCAGGGAAAAGGGAACCCAAGACACTGCTGGAAAAGCTTCGCTGGGTGACCCTCGGCTACCACTACAACTGGGACACCAAG aCGTATTCTGCAGATCACTATACGCCTTTCCCTGACGATCTTTACTCATTGTCCCACCACATCGCCGCGGCCTGTGGTTTTGCCAGCTTTAGAGCCGAGGCAGGAATCCTTAACTACTACCATTCCGATTCTTCCCTGGGCATCCATGTGGACGAATCGGAGCTGGACCACACGCCACCGCTGCTGTCATTCAG TTTTGGCCAATCAGCTGTGTTCCTCCTCGGAGGCACCCAGAGGGAAGACCTGCCCACAGCCATGTACATGCACAGCGGTGATGTCATGGTGATGTCAGGACACAGCCGCCTCCTCTACCATGCCGTGCCACGCATAGTTCCAGCCCCCAAGGGAGACCCCTTAAATCCCACTCTAGAGTTGGATGGCTTAGACCTGGGCCCAGACCACGGACTCACCCAGCCTTGTACCCAGGGAAAAAGCCCACTGGTCAGGAAGGTGTCTGCTGAGGACTGGGCAGTGTGCTCCAGGTACATCCAGACTTCCAGGTTGAATATGACTGTCAGACAGGTGCTGGGGCCTGGGATGGCATTCCCCAAGGTGGATACTaccaaacaaacagaaagaagTGACACGGAAGGGTACCATGAAGTTCAGGATGGACAGAATCGGGGtccgaagaagaagaagaggaatgaCTGTTGA
- the slirp gene encoding SRA stem-loop-interacting RNA-binding protein, mitochondrial, with product MAATSKKVFEVFVSKIPWTVASKEMREYFGQFGQVKRCFLPFDRQTGFHKGVCWVGYASEDGQLNALQKEPHVLEGSKLQVQMNRKVFAVRKPYTEAEDS from the exons ATGGCAGCTACGTCAAAGAAGGTTTTCGAGGTGTTTGTTTCTAAAATACCATGGACCGTAGCAAGCA AGGAAATGAGGGAATACTTTGGACAGTTTGGACAAGTCAAGAGGTGCTTCCTACCTTTT gacagacagacaggtttccacaaaggtgtgtgttgggtggggtATGCATCAGAGGATGGCCAGCTCAATGCTCTGCAGAAGGAGCCTCATGTGCTGGAGGGATCCAAG CTTCAAGTCCAAATGAACAGAAAAGTCTTTGCTGTGCGCAAGCCATACACAGAGGCTGAAGATAGCTGA
- the LOC136949128 gene encoding trichohyalin-like, which produces MHPREVRRQKEECGTERLGKTKRVGRERWKDSKLRRNKEPGSFGDDTPQKEREGKGEKTDTQMTKRMEENASKSKNEPKGLRRQWEEERSRIELEFKKRQEEKERLLNESQAKVKQRAHKEKLLKESEAKQREEERLLKESEAKVKQREGKEKLLKESEANQREKERLLKESEAKEKQREHKEKLLKESEAKQREEERLLKESEAKVKQREDKEKLLKESEAKQREKERLLKESEAKEKQREHKEKLLKESEAKQREKERLLKESEAKEKQREHEEKLLKESEAKQRENASKSKNEPKGLRRQWEEERSRIELEFKKRQEEKERLLNESQAKVKQRAHEEKLLKESEAKQREEERLLKESEAKVKQREDNEKLLKESEAKQREKERLLKESEAKVKQREDKEKLLKESEAKQREEERLLKESEAKVKQREDKEKLLKESEAKQREKERLLKESEAKEKQREHKEKLLKESEAKQREKERLLKESEAKKKQREHEEKLLKESEAKQREKERLLKESEAKEKQREHKEKLLKESVAKQREKERLLKESEAKEKQREHEEKLLKESEAKQREKERLLKESEAKEKQREHKEKLLKESVAKQREKERLLKESEAKEKQREHEEKLLKESEAMQMEEEQRLAKRREEEEQRLHVEAKRKEEENRKKEFEAKLQKANEEGERLLQQWEQEKAKRLSFQEEIRKRKENKQTKDLETKKAKEGEEKKRSEYQQKEDMRKKADEVRRKKKEEEDLKKTCEAERPREERKLPAQQQKENTMDALRKKTMEETLDRERRECEEALKCPNKAQLERLLKREQAKLDLMIEKRRLAGVGGVESSTVMKKPNPSRCTIFDKDPELLLSSEEETDGEFDRQGEEEQSQIEMGGKKMDEKHKSEEDRPLEEDIVKPRKPKVNKFKTFFQKFIPGF; this is translated from the coding sequence ATGCATCCCCGGGAAGTAAGGAGGCAGAAAGAGGAGTGTGGAACAGAGAGGCTTGGAAAGACCAAACGGGtaggaagagaaagatggaaggaCAGCAAGCTGaggagaaacaaggaaccaGGGAGCTTTGGTGATGACACgccacagaaagaaagagaagggaaaggagagaaaaccGATACGCAGATGACaaaaaggatggaggagaaTGCAAGTAAATCAAAGAATGAACCGAAGGGACTGAGGAGGCAGTGGGAAGAAGAGAGATCACGCATAGAGTTGGAGTTCAAGAAAAGgcaggaggaaaaagagagactgcTGAATGAGTCACAGGCCAAGGTGAAGCAGAGAGCACACAAGGAGAAATTGCTGAAAGAATCAGAGGCCaagcagagggaggaagagagactgctaaaagagtcagaggccaaggtgaagcagagagagggcaaggaGAAATTGCTGAAAGAATCAGAGGCCaatcagagggagaaagagagactgctaaaagagtcagaggccaaggagaagcagagagagcacAAGGAGAAATTGCTGAAAGAATCAGAGGCCaagcagagggaggaagagagactgctaaaagagtcagaggccaaggtgaagcagagagaggacaaggagaAATTGCTGAAAGAATCAGAGGCcaagcagagggagaaagagagactgctaAAAGAGTCAGAGGCCAAGGAAAAGCAGAGAGAGCACAAGGAGAAATTGCTGAAAGAATCAGAGGCcaagcagagggagaaagagagactgctaaaagagtcagaggccaaggagaagcagagagagcacGAGGAGAAATTGCTGAAAGAATCAGAGGCCAAGCAGAGGGAGAATGCAAGTAAATCAAAGAATGAACCGAAGGGACTGAGGAGGCAGTGGGAAGAAGAGAGATCACGCATAGAGTTGGAGTTCAAGAAGAGgcaggaggaaaaagagagactgcTGAATGAGTCACAGGCCAAGGTGAAGCAGAGAGCACACGAGGAGAAATTGCTGAAAGAATCAGAGGCCaagcagagggaggaagagagactgctaaaagagtcagaggccaaggtgaagcagagagaggacaaTGAGAAATTGCTGAAAGAATCAGAGGCcaagcagagggagaaagagagactgctaaaagagtcagaggccaaggtgaagcagagagaggacaaggagaAATTGCTGAAAGAATCAGAGGCCaagcagagggaggaagagagactgctaaaagagtcagaggccaaggtgaagcagagagaggacaaggagaAATTGCTGAAAGAATCAGAGGCcaagcagagggagaaagagagactgctaaaagagtcagaggccaaggagaagcagagagagcacAAGGAGAAATTGCTGAAAGAATCAGAGGCcaagcagagggagaaagagagactgctaaaagagtcagaggccaagaagaagcagagagagcacGAGGAGAAATTGCTGAAAGAATCAGAGGCcaagcagagggagaaagagagactgctaaaagagtcagaggccaaggagaagcagagagagcacAAGGAGAAATTGCTGAAAGAATCAGTGGCcaagcagagggagaaagagagactgctaaaagagtcagaggccaaggagaagcagagagagcatGAGGAGAAATTGCTGAAAGAATCAGAGGCcaagcagagggagaaagagagactgctaaaagagtcagaggccaaggagaagcagagagagcacAAGGAGAAATTGCTGAAAGAATCAGTGGCcaagcagagggagaaagagagactgctaaaagagtcagaggccaaggagaagcagagagagcacGAGGAGAAATTGCTGAAAGAATCAGAGGCTATGCAGATGGAGGAAGAGCAGCGACTGGCGAAGAGGCGTGAAGAGGAGGAACAAAGGCTTCATGTGGAGGccaagagaaaggaggaggaaaacagGAAGAAAGAGTTTGAAGCCAAACTGCAGAAGGCAAATGAGGAAGGGGAAAGGCTATTACAGCAATGGGAACAAGAAAAAGCCAAACGTCTGTCTTTTCAGGAAGAAAttaggaaaagaaaggaaaacaagCAAACGAAAGACTTGGAGACCAAAAAagcaaaggagggagaggagaagaaaaggtcCGAATACCAACAGAAAGAAGACATGAGAAAGAAAGCTGATGAGGtgagaaggaagaagaaagaggaagaagactTAAAGAAAACTTGTGAGGCTGAAAGaccgagggaggagaggaaactgCCAGCGCAGCAACAGAAAGAGAATACAATGGATGCCCTCAGGAAGAAAACTATGGAAGAGACGTTAGACAGGGAAAGAAGAGAGTGCGAGGAAGCCTTAAAATGTCCAAACAAGGCTCAGCTCGAACGGTTACTGAAAAGGGAGCAAGCGAAACTCGACCTCATGATTGAGAAGAGAAGGTTGGCGGGagtagggggggtggagagcagTACAGTCATGAAGAAACCAAATCCCTCTCGATGTACAATTTTCGATAAAGATCCAGAGCTACTGCTGAGCTCTGAGGAGGAAACAGATGGTGAATTTGATAGACAAGGGGAGGAAGAACAAAGCCAAATAGAGATGGGAGGAAAAAAGATGGATGAAAAACACAAAAGTGAAGAGGACAGGCCGTTGGAAGAAGACATAGTAAAACCACGAAAGCCAAAAGTAAACAAATTCAAGACTTTTTTTCAAAAGTTCATACCTGGATTTTAG
- the sptlc2a gene encoding serine palmitoyltransferase 2, which translates to MTESSVNKTENGEVCHRTKNSVKPGRNGYVKNHHQYHQQQLKYGYPEEKVQHTTSNGVYTFNESFEETPMLVAVLTYMGYGILTIFGYLRDFMRTWKIERCQSSREREQQKDFVPLYQDFENFYTRNLYMRIRDSLNRPVCSVPGAKFHLLERVSHDYNWTFHYTGRVMKDVINLGSYNYLGFAENTGACPAAAADVTMTYGVGVGSTRQEMGNLDKHEEMEKLVATFLGVESAMTFGMGFATNSMNIPALMGKGCLILSDELNHASLVLGARLSGSTIRVYKHNNMQSLEKLLRDAIVHGQPRTHRPWKKILIMVEGIYSMEGSIVRLPEVIALKKRYRAYLYLDEAHSIGALGPGGRGVVDYFGLDPQDVDVMMGTFTKSFGAAGGYIGGKRELIEFLRTHSHSAIYAASMSPPVAEQIITSMKCIMGDDGTTIGRDRLRQLACNTSYFRRRLRKMGFIIYGNNDSPVVPMMLYMPAKIGAFGREMLKRNIGVVVVGFPATPIIESRARFCISASHTKDMLDTALSVISEVGDLLQLKYSRKRKQSFDETTLEEDD; encoded by the exons ATGACGGAAAGCTCCGTGAACAAGACGGAGAATGGAGAAGTATGTCACCGCACAAAGAACAGTGTTAAACCGGGGAGAAACGGCTACGTGAAAAACCATCACCAGTACCATCAGCAGCAGCTGAAGTACGGCTATCCCGAGGAGAAG GTCCAACACACAACCAGTAATGGCGTGTACACCTTTAATGAGTCTTTCGAGGAGACGCCCATGCTGGTGGCCGTGCTCACCTACATGGGCTACGGCATCCTCACCATCTTCGGCTACTTGAGGGACTTCATGAGGACCTGGAAGATCGAGCGATGCCAGTCCTccagggagagggagcagcAGAAG GACTTTGTCCCACTCTATCAGGACTTTGAGAACTTCTACACCAGGAACTTGTACATGAGAATCCGGGACAGTTTGAACAGGCCAGTTTGCAGCGTCCCTGGGGCCAAGTTTCACTTGCTGGAACGGGTATCGCATGACTACAATTGGACATTTCA CTACACGGGGAGAGTCATGAAGGACGTGATCAACCTGGGCTCCTACAACTACCTGGGCTTTGCTGAGAACACGGGCGCCTGCCCCGCCGCCGCCGCAGATGTGACCATGACGTACGGAGTAGGTGTGGGCAGCACCAGGCAGGAGATGG GTAACCTAGACAAACATGAGGAAATGGAAAAGCTGGTTGCCACGTTCCTGGGGGTGGAGTCTGCCATGACCTTTGGCATGGGGTTTGCCACCAACAGCATGAACATTCCTGCCCTCATGGGCAAG gGCTGTTTGATCCTGAGTGATGAGCTAAACCACGCCTCTCTGGTGTTGGGTGCCAGGCTGTCTGGTTCCACTATCCGTGTCTACAAACACAACA ATATGCAGAGCCTAGAGAAGCTGCTAAGAGATGCCATAGTCCACGGTCAGCCCAGAACACACAGGCCCTGGAAGAAGATCCTCATCATGGTGGAGGGTATATACAG TATGGAAGGCAGTATTGTGCGCCTGCCAGAGGTGATAGCCCTGAAGAAACGCTACAGGGCCTACCTCTACCTAGATGAGGCCCACAGCATCGGGGCACTAGGACCGGGGGGCCGCGGTGTGGTGGACTACTTCGGCCTGGACCCCCAGGATGTGGACGTTATGATGGGCACGTTCACCAAGAGTTTTGGGGCTGCAGGGGGCTACATCGGAGGAAAGAGG GAGCTGATAGAATTCCTGCGTACGCACTCGCACAGCGCCATCTACGCTGCATCCATGTCTCCTCCTGTCGCCGAGCAAATCATCACTTCTATGAAGTGCATTATGGGAGACGATGGCACCACAATAG GTCGCGACCGGTTGCGTCAGTTGGCATGCAACACCTCATACTTCCGTCGACGACTGAGGAAGATGGGCTTCATCATCTATGGCAACAACGACTCCCCCGTCGTACCCATGATGCTTTACATGCCAGCGAAGATCGG GGCATTTGGGCGGGAGATGTTGAAGAGGAACattggtgtggtggtggtggggttccCAGCAACGCCCATCATTGAGTCCAGAGCGCGTTTCTGCATCTCCGCCTCCCACACCAAAGACATGCTCGACACG GCACTGAGTGTGATCAGTGAGGTGGGAGATCTTCTCCAGTTGAAGTACTCCAGAAAAAGGAAACAGTCCTTTGACGAGACGACTCTCGAAGAGGACGATTGA